DNA from Methylobacterium currus:
AGCCGGGCGAGCTCGGTCTGGAGCGGCGTGACCTCGTCCGTCGTCTCCTCCAGCAGGCCGGCGATGCGTCCGAGCTCGGTCCGCATCCCGGTCGCCGTCACGATGGCGAGGCCCAGCCCGGCGCTGACCGTCGTGCCGCTGAACACCATGGTGCGGGGCTCGGCCGGATCCGTCTCGCCTCCGGCACGGCGATCGAGGAGCAGGGCGTCCTTGGGCAGGGCATCCTTGGGCAGGGCGTCCTTGGGCAGGGCATCCTTGGGCAGGGCATCCTTGGGCAGGGCGTCCTCAGGATGGGCGCCCTTGGGCACCGGAACGCTCTCGCCCGTCAGGGCGGCCTCGTTGGTCAGGAGGGCGCTCGCCCGGACCAGACGCGCATCGGCCGGGATCGCGTCGCCCTCCTCGATCCGGATGACGTCCCCGGGCACGAGCTCCGCGGCCGGGATCTCCTGGCGCGTCCCATTGCGGATGACCCGGGCCCGGGCCGCCGACATCCGCCGGAGGGCCGCGACGGCCTGCGCGGCCCGGGCCTCCTGGATGGTGCCGATCGCGGCGTTGAGGAGCACGATGGCCAGGATGGCGAGCGATTCGAAGGGAAGGCCGGATTGGCCCTCCGCCGCCGCCTCCCGGAGCCACAATCCGGCCGAGACCGCTGCGGCGACGATGAGCAGCAGGACCAGCGGGTCGGCGAATTGCGCCAGCAGCCGGCGCCAGGCCGGAACGGGCGGCCGGGCGCGCAACGCGTTCGGACCCCAGCGCGCGGCCCGGGCCCGCACCTCGCCCGGGTCCAGTCCGGTGGCGGGATCGACGGCGAGGGCAGCGGCGACCGCGTCCGGAGCAAGGAACGCCATGTCGCGCGCGACCGTCCCCCCGGCCGCGGCCGCGTCGATGCCGGGCGCGGCCTGGCCCGTCCGCATCCGGACCGTCATCGTCTGCTGGCCCCCGATCGACTGCGCTGGACATGACGCTATGACCGATCGGCCGGCGCGTCGTTGATCCACCGCAACGTGTTGATCCATCCAGGGCAATCGGGTGAAGGGTCATGGTGCGACGAGCCTGACGAGGTAGTCGTCGTCCCAGCCTGCGGTTTTGAGGGCGAGGCGCATGGAATCCTTGCCCTTTTTGCGGGCTGCGACGTTCACCGCGATGTGGCGGACCGTCAGCATGTTCTCGGGGGCATGAGCAGTACGGATGCGAGACTGATCGTCGTGGAAGGTGACGTCGAGGATCCAATGCAGGCCGTTCTCGATCGCCCAATGCTGCCGGACGGCAGGCCCGAGGCGGTCGGCGCCGAGCGGTGACGAGGTCAGATAGCAGCGCGTCTCACGCTCGATCCTGTTTACCGGGTCACGGGTGCTCAAGTCACGGGTGCTGTCGACGACGATGAGGCTCTTCAACCCCGGCCAGGCGTGGCGCGCCTGGAGCCAGGCGACCTGATGGATGACAGTCACGCGCCGGGTCTCGATCCGCCCGTGATCGCCCTCGACGGTCTCGTGCGTGCTGACGGTGCAATCGGCAAAGTCCCGAGCTTTCTGTTCCTCGACGAAGAGCGTGACGTCCTCGTGCAGCGTGCCCTGGTTGCCCTTGAGCGCCAGGACATAGTCGGCCTTCTTGTCGAGGATCTTGTGGGCGATGGCACGCTGGCAGCCCATCGCATCGATGGTGACGATCGCCCCCTCGATCGACAGGAGGTCGAGCAGGGCCGGGATTACCGCGATCTCGTTGGACTTTCCGCTCACCTTGGTCTGGGCCAGCACCAACCGCTGGCGTGCGGCGAAGGCGGAGACGACGTGAAGGGCATCTCGCGCACCGGCCCGGCCCGAGCGCCGCGAGGTCTTGCCGTCGATCGCGATCACGTCGAGCGGCGTTTGCGTCAGCGTCGCGGCCCAGGCCGCAAAGCAGCGTCGAAATGCGACGGGATCGAGCGCCGCGAAGATGTCACCGAGATGATCGTGGCTCGGCGTGCCGTTCCGGAACGGCAGAAATCGGCGCAGAAGGTCGAGTTTCGTGTGACCGAACCGGGCGATATCGGTGAAGCCTTCAGCCCCCGCCAGGATGGCCAGCAACGCCAGCAGCAGAACCTCGTCCAGGCGATAGGCGACTTTGCCGGGCTGGCGCGGATCGGGCAGGTCCGCGAAATGATCGAGAAACACCGTCGCCTCGAACACCGCCGCTACCGGCTCGCTCGCCTCGTCCATCGCCCGCCTCCTAAACCACGTCGTGGCGGACGACCGATTCAGAGCTTCCGGTCCTTGTCACCTCCCGCATTCACCCGATTGCCCTGTTGATCCATCGCAATGTGCGCGCGAAGCCTGTCTGCTAAGCATATTTTGCGAGACTGGCCGCTGGTTTTACGATCAAAACCTGCGGCGCGACCAAACTAGGCGGACAAAGCGTTGTCCTGTCGATGCAAGTCTGCTTACACTCATGATATCGGACGCGAGCGGGGCGGCCATGATCGAGAACCTCCGGACCATCCTGATCGCCCTGACCGAGCGGCTGGACGACGAAACCCCGTCTGGCGCGCTCGCCTACGGCCTGTCGCTCGCCGAGAAGGCGCAGGCGCGGGTGACCGTCCAGGCAGTCTCGGTCCGCCTCGTCTTGCCGCATGCCTGGATCAGCCGCTTCGTCGGCATGGTCGTCGCCGCCGAGAACCGGCGGCTGCGGGAGCTGGCGGAGGAGGTGGCCGAGCGGGCCCGGGGCGATGCGGCCGCTGCCGGCATCCTGTGCACGACGCAGACCGAGCACCTTTCCTCTGACCGCCTGCTGGCGAGCTTCGCGGCCCAGGCCCGCCTCCACGATCTCGCGGTGATCGAGGCGGCGCCGCGGAGCCTGACGGTCGATCGCGGCCTGATCGAGACCCTGCTGTTCGAGAGCGGCCGCCCCCTGATCGTCGTCCCGCCGGGCTGCGAGACCTTCGCGGCGCGCCGCATCCTCGTCGCCTGGGACGGCAGCGCCCAGGCCGCCCGCGCCCTGCACGACGCCCTGCCGTTCCTCCGCCTGGCCGAACGCGTCGAGATCGTCGCGGTGACCGGCGAGAAGGACCTGTCGCACGCGGTGCCGGGGGTGGAGGTGGCCCCCGGTCTGGCGCATCACGGCGTTGCCGTGACGGTCACCGATCTGCCGGCCGGGGACGGAGACGTCGCGGGCGTGCTGCGCCGGCACGCGACGGAGATGGGGGCCGACATGATCGTGATGGGCGCCTTCGTCCGCTCGCTCCTGGCCGAGACGGTGCTCGGAGGGGTGACGCAGGCCATGCTGGGCTCCTGCCCGGTTCCGATCCTGATGGCGCATTGAGGAATGGCCGGCCGTCGGGCGATGCGCCCGGTGGCCGGATCGGGATGCAGGCTCGCGCGTATCGCGGCGGTGTCCGGGCGCGTCCCTTCGAAATCCGTGTCAGTGGCTCATCAGGCAGCAGACCGGGGTGTGGGCCAGCAGGTCCCGGGTGACCCCGCCGAAGGCCCATTCGCGCAGACGCGAATGGCCGTAGGCGCCCGCCACGATGAGGTCGGCCCCGCATTCCGCCGCCGCACCCACGAGCGCTTCGGCGGTGGTGACGCCGGTCGCGTCCGGCGCCACCACCCGCGTGGCGATACTATGGTCCCTCAGGAGGCCGACGAGATCCTGCGTGCCGGCCGGCTTTCCGTCATCGACCGACGCGATGACGACCTGGGAGGCCCGCCGCAGGAGCGGCAGGGCGTCCCGCACCGCACGGCGGGCCTCGCGGGTGTTCTTCCAGCCGATCAGGACGCGCCGGGCCTCGAGATGGTCGATGCCGGGCGGCACCACCAGAATCGGTCCCCCGAGCTGCATCGCGAGGTCGCCCGGATCGATCGCGAAGGGGAAGGAGGCCGGGTCCTCCCGGCGGCCGACCACGACGAGGTCGGCCGCGGCGGCCTGCGCGACCAGGAAGGGCAGCGAGGGGGCGAGGCCCGAGCGCCACGATACGCGCTTGCGCGCGCCCGTCTCGGTCTCGAAGACCGCCTGCGCCCGCGTCAGATCGTTCATGACGATCTCGGTCGCGGCCGCCAGGGCGTAGCTGCTCCCGAGCGTCGGGCCGACCGGGGGGACCCCGAAGGGCGGCTCGCCCGCCGCGATGCCGATCAGGCCGGCCCCGAGATCGTCCGCGAGATGACCGGCGAGGCGCAGGCGCTCGCGCGCCGCTTGCGTGAGATCGACGGCGACCATGATGCTGGCGAATGGCATGCGAGCACTCCGGTTGGTTCTCATCAAAGTTGCATAGCGCAACTCTGCTCAGCTTCTTGGTTTCGCATCCTTTCGCCGCCGAACCGGTGACCACCTCGGCACCGGCCGTCCGCGGCCGGCGGAATGATGCTTGGCGGCCCGGCCGGACGGCGATCCGCCATGCCTCATCGGGTCGGAATTGCGGCGTCCGACAGGATGCCTTCCCCTTCATGGCGGCGGCGCGGCCGTGGCTCGTCGCGGTCTCTTCAAGCGGCGCGTTCGGACAGGACCGCGACGTCGCAACTGTCCGCTCGCAGCCGCCAATCGACGATGCCGGCCGCCTCGCAGAAGCGGGTCTTGGCGAGGGCGAGGGCCGAGGTCTCGCAGGGCGCGGACACCACGGCCTGCTGCTGAAGAACGCGCCGGTCATGGCCGGTGTCGTCCAGCACGACTTTGTGGAAGGTCACGAGGTACTCGCGCATGGCCTGTCTCCGTCCGCGGGAGACGGGATCGTCGGCCCCGGCAAGGGCAGGGGCCTTGATCCAGCGCAAGGCCGCGTGCGGTACGGGGCCCACGGCCCGCATCGCCCGGCTCGTCATCGCGGCTCGACCCCGCGCACCGCCTTGACGGGAGGAGCGCGGTGCTGGACGAGCGGACGATTGGCGAAAGCTGCCGCTGGTGGACCCCATGACGACCAAAGACGATCGCTCCCCGACACGACGGATGATCCTCGGCGGCACGGCGGCCCTGGCCGCGATCCTCTCCGTCAAGGGTGCGGCGTCGCAATCGGCCGGACCCGCACCCGCCGCGCGCCGCTCGCGCCTGGTGCTCCTCGGCACCGCCGGGGGCCCGACGCCGAAGCCGAACCGGGCCGCGCCGGCCCAGGCCATCGTGGTCGACGGGCATACCTACCTGGTCGATGCCGGCAACGGGACCGGCCGGCAGATGGTACTGGCGAAGCTGAAGCTCGGCTCGCTCGACTCGGTGTTCCTCACCCACCAGCATTCGGACCACAATGCCGATTACGGCAACGTGCTGCTGCTCGCCTGGGCGACCGACCTCGCCCACCGCGTCGACACCTACGGACCGCCGCCGCTCGCCCGGATGACGCGCCAGTTCCTCGATCTCAACGAGTACGACATCAAGACCCGCATGGCCGACGAGGGCCGCCCGGCCCTCGCCGACCTGATCGTGCCGCACGAGATCACCGGGCCCGGCCCCGTGATGCGCGACGAGCGCGTCACCGTGACGGCCGCCCTGGTGCAGCATCCGCCGGTCGAGCCGGCCTTCGCCTACCGGTTCGACTGCCCGGACCGGTCGATCGTGATCTCGGGCGATACCCGCTTCTCGCCGAACCTGATCGCGCTCGCCAAGGGGGCCGACATCCTCGTCCACGAGGTGATGTACCTGCCCGAGCTCGAGAAGCTGATCGCCACGGAGCCCAACGCCACGACGTTGCGCGAGCACCTGATCGCCAGCCACACGACCACCGCGGAGGTCGGGCGCGTCGCGACCGAGGCCGGCGTCAGGACGCTGGTCCTGTCGCATTTCGTGCCGGGCGGCTACCCGTTCATCACGGACGAGGTCTGGCGCGACGCCGTGCGGCCGCACTTCAAGGGCGAGATCGTCGTCGGCCGCGACTTGATGGAGCTTTGAGCGCCTGCGACGTCGATCGTCGGGCGGGGGCGTTCTCGCCCCGCCTCACCCCAGCTCCGTCACCAGGAATTCCCGCACAGCCCCTGCATCGATCCCCGGGGCGATGAAGCTCTTCCCAATCCCGCGCGCCAGGATGAAGGTGAGCGCCCCGTCGCGGACCTTCTTGTCCTGGCGCATGGCGTCGAGGAGCTGGTCGGCGTCGCCGCAGCCGCCCGGCACTTGGGCGAGGGTGGTCGGCAGCCCGGCCATCGCCAGGTGGTTGGCGACCCGGCCGGCATCCTGGCCCGGGCAGAGGCCGAGCCGGGCGGAGAACCGGAAGGCGAGGCACAGGCCGATCGCCACGGCCTCGCCGTGGACGAGGCGGGCGGAGTCGTAGGCCGTCAGGCGCTCCAGGGCGTGCGCGAAGGTGTGGCCGAGATTGAGCAGCGCCCGCTCGCCGTCCTCGCGCTCGTCGCGCACCACCACCCCGGCCTTGGCGCGGCAGCAGGAGGCCACCGCGGCCTCGCGCGCGGGACCGCCGGAAAAGATCTCGGCGAGGTTCGCCTCGCACCAGGCGAAGAAGTCGGGATCGTCGATCAGCCCGTACTTCGCCACCTCGGCGTAGCCGGCGCGCATCTCGCGCAGGGAAAGCGTGTCGAGGGAGGCGGTGTCGGCGACGACCAGGCTCGGCTGGTGGAAGGCGCCGACGAGGTTCTTGCCGTGGGGCGAGTTGATGCCGGTCTTGCCGCCGACCGAGGAATCGACCTGGGCCAGCAGCGTGGTCGGCGCCTGCACGAAGCGTACGCCACGGCGTAAGGAAGCGGCGGCGAAGCCTGCCAGATCCCCGACGACGCCGCCGCCGAGCGCCAGGACGAGGTCGCCCCGCTCGATCCGGTGGGCGATCAGCCCGTCGCAGACCTGGGCGAAGCCCGCATAGCTCTTCGAGCCCTCGCCCGGCGCCACCGTGATCAGGGCAGTGCGCAACGACGCCTGCGCCAGCGAGGCGGTGACCGCCTCGCCGTATTCCGCCGCCACGGTCTCGTCGCTCACCACCGCGACGGCCCGGGCGTTGAGCGCGGCGACGCGGGGTCCGATCCCGGCGAGCAGCCCGCGGCCGATCAGGATGTCGTAGGCCCGGCCCCCGTCCAGGGGCACGTGAACGGTCTCTGTCTGCACGGGTCTCACATCCGGGGATCGGGGGCGGGGACGGCTATTGCGCGGCGAGGCCGTGGCTGGCGGGCTCGGGCGGGCCGCCGGATCCCGGGCCGTCGAGGGGGGCGGGGCCGGGGAGGTCGCCGGCCGGATCGCCCGAATCCCCCGCCATGTAGGCGTCGAGGGCCTCCAGAACGTCCTGCACCACCCGGTCGTGGGAGACGTCGCGGGACACCACCACCACGTCGGCCCCGCCATAGACGGGATGGCGCAGGTCCATCAGCCGGCGCATCGTGCCCTCGGGGTCCTCGTTCTGGAGCAGCGGCCTCCCGGGGCGCTTGCGCACCCGGCGCATCAGCACGTCGAGTTCCGCCTTGAGCCAGACCGAGACGCCGGCCTCGCCGATGCGCTGGCGCGTCTCCGGCCGCATGAAGGCGCCGCCGCCGGTGGCGAGCACCATCGGACCCTCGCGCAGCAGGCGGGCGATCACCCGCTCCTCGCCATCGCGAAAGCTCGGCTCGCCGTAGATGGCGAAGATGTCCGGGATGGTCAGGCCGGCCGCCGCCTCGATCTCGTGGTCGGCGTCCTTGAAGATCAGGCCGAGGCGCCCCGCCAGGCGTTTGCCGACGGTGCTCTTGCCCGCGCCCATGAGCCCGACCAGCACGATCGAGCGCAGGCCGAGACCCCGGCGCACGCGCGACTCGATCGACTGTTCATGAGGGGGACGCTGGTTCATGCGGCGTTCTTTAGCCTGTTTTTCGCGCAGGGCGAAACGGCGGATATCGGTGAAACCCACCGGTTCCATGAGCGTCCCCTCCCATGAGCGTCCCATCCCATGACCGCTCCCGTGCTGGCTCCTCCGATCGCCTCGGCACCCGCGCAACAGCCGCCGGCATTCCGCCGGGGCGGGCCCGCGCGGCCTTGCCTCCCGGGACACCACGTGGTCGAACCGACGGCCAAGGCGGCCGCGGCCCTCCATGTCCGCGCCACTCGTTGTCACGCGTAGTCCCGGGGCCCTGCCGACGTGCCGACCCTCTTCCGTTTTCTGGCCGTGGTGGCGATCCTGGCCGGGCTCGCCTTCGCGGCGATGTTCGCGCTCGCCACCTTCGTCGAGCCGACCCCGCGCGAGATCTCCGTCACCATCCCGAACGCGAAGCTCCAGCCGAAATGAGCGGCGTGACATGAGCGCGATGGGCCCGCAGGGCCTGATGCACGCCTATCTCGACATGCTGGCCGCCGAGCGGGGGGCCGCGGCCAACACCCTCGCGGCCTATCGGCGCGACCTCGACGACTACCTCGCCTACCTGGCCGGGAAGCGGCTTGATCCCGGCGCCGTCGAGCCCGCCGGCATCCGGGCCTACCTCGCCGAATTGGAGGCGCGCGGCCTCAAGAGCACCTCGGCGGCACGCCGGCTCTCCTGCGTGCGCGGCTTCCACCGCTTCCTGTACGCGGAAGGCCTGCTCGAGGACGACCCGACCGCGCCGGTCTCCGGGCCGAAGCGCGGTCGCGGCCTGCCCAAGGTGCTCTCGGTCGCGGAGGTCGACCGGCTGCTCACGGTCGCCAAGGAGGCCGCCACCAAGGCGCCGAACCCGGCCGAGGCGGCGCGGGCCGGGCGGATGCACTGCCTGATCGAGCTTCTCTACGCCACGGGCCTGCGCGTCTCGGAGCTGGTCGCCCTGCCGCGGGCCGCCGGCTCGACCAAGGAGCGCTTCCTGGTGGTGCGCGGCAAGGGCGGGCGCGAGCGCCTCGTTCCCCTGACCGAGGTGGCGCGCAGTGCCATGGCGGCGCACCTCGCCACCCTGACGGCGCCCGGGCCCTGGCTTTTTCCCGCCGACAGCGAGACCGGCCACCTCACTCGCCAGGCCTTCGCCCGCGACCTGAAGGCGGTGGCCGCCGCCGCCGGCATCCGCACCGACCGGATCAGCCCGCACGTCCTGCGCCACGCCTTCGCCAGCCACCTGTTGCAGAACGGCGCCGACCTGCGAGTGGTGCAGGAATTGCTCGGCCACGCCGACATCTCGACGACGCAGATCTACACCCACGTCCTCGACGAGCGGCTGAAGCAGATGGTCCGCGACCTCCACCCCCTGGCGGGCGCTTGATCCGGCGCCGGTGACGTCACGGCCGGCGCGACCTATTTCCTCCCGCAAGGCGGCGTGACCGCCGCGGGGGAAGTGTGCGTGCCGATCTCGACCCTGTCCATCGTCGCCCAGGTCCTGGCCCTGGTCCTCATCGCCGCGACCCTGTTGCCGTTCTGGCGCAGCCGGACCGGGCTGGTGCGCACCTTCGACTTTCCGCGCTTCCAGATCGCCGCCGCGATCCCGCCGGTCCTCGTCCTGCTCGTCGTCGCCGGGCACGACCCGGTTTCCCTCGCCCTCGGAGCGGGGCTCTTAGGCGCGCTCGGGCTGCAACTGCGGCACATCCTGCCCTTCACCCGCGTGACCAGGCCCGCGGCCCGCGCCGCCCCGGCGAAGGCGGACCCAGCCCGGTGCGTGGCGATCCTGATCGTCAACGTGCTGCAATCGAACCGGGCCTACGACCGGCTGCTGGCCGCGGTGGAGCGGAGCGACCCCGATCTGATCCTGGCCCTTGAGACCGATGCGGGCTGGCGCGACGCGCTCGCACCGCTTCGGGCACGCTATCCCCACGGGGTGGATCAACCGCAGGACAACACCTACGGGCTCATGCTCTATTCCCGCCTGCCCCTCGACGACGTGCGGGTGCGCTTCCTGATCGAGGACGACGTGCCGTCCGTGCGCGCCGGCGTGACGCTGCCGTCGGGCGACCGCTTCACCTTCCACGGCGTGCATCCGCGCCCGCCGCATCCGGGCAACAGCAGCGCGACCCGGGACGGGGAGCTGGTGCTGGTCGCCCGCGAGGTCGCGCGCGAGGGTGGTCCCGCGGTGGTGGCGGGCGATCTCAACGATGTCGCCTGGTCGCGCACCACGCGCCTGTTCCAGGCCATCGGCGGCCTCCTCGACCCGCGGGTGGGGCGCGGCGCCTACCCGACCTTCCATGCCGGCTGGCCGATCCTGCGCTGGCCCCTCGACCACGTCTTCTTCAGCGAGCACTTCCTGCTCGCCCGGCTGGAGCGGCTGCCGCCGATCGGCTCCGACCATTTCCCGATCCTGATCGCCTTGTGCCAGGATCCGCGGGCCGAGGCCGTGCAGGAGCCGCCGGCCGCCGATGCCGCGGACCGGCGGGAGGGCGCCGAGGCGGTAGCGGAGGCACGGGAGGCGGCGGAGTCGTGAAAAGTCAAACAGTATGACTTTTCAGCCGGGCGTCGTCGTGCTGTAACGGACCGGCCGGCGCCGCGGGGGCGCCGCCCCGGTCGGTTCGTCACGCGGATGCGCGTCCCCTTCGCCACGCCTCACATCGCTTCACCGGGCGCCGGCCTGGTGGTGATCCCGGCCGGACGGGCCCGTTCCAATCACGCCGAGGTGGCGCGCAGCCTCGGCACCGCGATCATCGCCGGCCGCTACACGGCCGGCGCCAAGCTGCCGGGGGATGGCGAATTGCTGGCGGCCTTCCGGGTGTCGCGGCCGGTCCTGCGCGAGAGCGTCAAGACCCTGGTGGCCAAGGGGCTCCTCACCACCCGGGCCCGGGTCGGCACGGTGGTGCGCGAGCGCGCCGCCTGGAACATGTTCGATGCCGACGTGCTGGCCTGGCACCTGGAGGCCGGCATCGACCGGCGCTTCCTGCGCGACCTCGCGGAGATCCGCCTCGCGGTCGAGCCGGCGGCGGCGGCGCTCGCCGCCGAGCGCCGGACCCAGGACGACCTCGCCGCGCTCGAGGCGGGGCTCGCGCAGATGCGGGCCGAACCGTCCGATTCCGCCGGCTTCGCGGAGGGCGACCTCGCGCTCCACGTCGCGGTGACGGTCGCCTCCGGCAACCCGTTCATGCGCTCGATCGGCAGCGTGATCGAGGTGGCTCTGCGCGCCTCGTTCCAGCTCAGCGCCCCGGTCGAGGCGGCGGAGCGCGAGACGACGCTCGCGGCCCACGCGGCCATCGTCGCGGCCATCGCCGCCCGAGACCCCGAAGGAGCGGCCGAGGCCGTCCGGCAGGTCATCCATAACGGCCTGCGCCGCCACGGCGCCGCGGCCTGAACAGACATGGAGGCAAACCCCGATGACGACAGCGTCCCGCCCCTATCGCGGCGTCTTCCCCGTTGCGCCGACGATTTTTCACGATGACGGCACCCTCGATCTCGACGGCCAGCGCCGGGCGATCGACTTCATGATCGAGGCCGGCTCGCACGGCCTGTGCATCCTCGCCAACTTCTCCGAGCAGTTCGTCCTCACCGATGCCGAGCGCGACGAGGTGATGAAGGCCGTGCTCGAGCACGTCGCCGGCCGCGTGCCGGTGATCGTGACGACCACGCATTTTGCCACCCATATCTGCGCCGAGCGCTCGCGGCGGGCGCAGGATCTCGGCGCCGCCATGGTGATGATCATGCCGCCCTATCACGGGGCGACGATCCGGGTGACGGAAGCCGGCATCGAGCGGTTCTTCCGTCAGGTCTCGGACGCGATCTCGATCCCGATCATGATCCAGGACGCGCCGGTCTCCGGCACCACGCTCTCGGCCGCCTTCCTGGCGCGGCTCGCACGCGAGGTCGGACAAGTCTCCTACTTCAAGATCGAGACCGCCCAGGCCGCGGCGAAGCTCCGCACCCTGCTGGAGCTCGGCGGCGACGCGATCGAGGGCCCGTGGGACGGCGAGGAGGCGATCACCCTGCTGGCCGACCTCGATGCGGGCGCCACCGGGGCCATGACCGGCGGC
Protein-coding regions in this window:
- a CDS encoding ISAs1 family transposase: MDEASEPVAAVFEATVFLDHFADLPDPRQPGKVAYRLDEVLLLALLAILAGAEGFTDIARFGHTKLDLLRRFLPFRNGTPSHDHLGDIFAALDPVAFRRCFAAWAATLTQTPLDVIAIDGKTSRRSGRAGARDALHVVSAFAARQRLVLAQTKVSGKSNEIAVIPALLDLLSIEGAIVTIDAMGCQRAIAHKILDKKADYVLALKGNQGTLHEDVTLFVEEQKARDFADCTVSTHETVEGDHGRIETRRVTVIHQVAWLQARHAWPGLKSLIVVDSTRDLSTRDPVNRIERETRCYLTSSPLGADRLGPAVRQHWAIENGLHWILDVTFHDDQSRIRTAHAPENMLTVRHIAVNVAARKKGKDSMRLALKTAGWDDDYLVRLVAP
- a CDS encoding universal stress protein, whose amino-acid sequence is MIENLRTILIALTERLDDETPSGALAYGLSLAEKAQARVTVQAVSVRLVLPHAWISRFVGMVVAAENRRLRELAEEVAERARGDAAAAGILCTTQTEHLSSDRLLASFAAQARLHDLAVIEAAPRSLTVDRGLIETLLFESGRPLIVVPPGCETFAARRILVAWDGSAQAARALHDALPFLRLAERVEIVAVTGEKDLSHAVPGVEVAPGLAHHGVAVTVTDLPAGDGDVAGVLRRHATEMGADMIVMGAFVRSLLAETVLGGVTQAMLGSCPVPILMAH
- a CDS encoding universal stress protein; translation: MPFASIMVAVDLTQAARERLRLAGHLADDLGAGLIGIAAGEPPFGVPPVGPTLGSSYALAAATEIVMNDLTRAQAVFETETGARKRVSWRSGLAPSLPFLVAQAAAADLVVVGRREDPASFPFAIDPGDLAMQLGGPILVVPPGIDHLEARRVLIGWKNTREARRAVRDALPLLRRASQVVIASVDDGKPAGTQDLVGLLRDHSIATRVVAPDATGVTTAEALVGAAAECGADLIVAGAYGHSRLREWAFGGVTRDLLAHTPVCCLMSH
- a CDS encoding MBL fold metallo-hydrolase, with the protein product MTTKDDRSPTRRMILGGTAALAAILSVKGAASQSAGPAPAARRSRLVLLGTAGGPTPKPNRAAPAQAIVVDGHTYLVDAGNGTGRQMVLAKLKLGSLDSVFLTHQHSDHNADYGNVLLLAWATDLAHRVDTYGPPPLARMTRQFLDLNEYDIKTRMADEGRPALADLIVPHEITGPGPVMRDERVTVTAALVQHPPVEPAFAYRFDCPDRSIVISGDTRFSPNLIALAKGADILVHEVMYLPELEKLIATEPNATTLREHLIASHTTTAEVGRVATEAGVRTLVLSHFVPGGYPFITDEVWRDAVRPHFKGEIVVGRDLMEL
- the aroB gene encoding 3-dehydroquinate synthase, yielding MQTETVHVPLDGGRAYDILIGRGLLAGIGPRVAALNARAVAVVSDETVAAEYGEAVTASLAQASLRTALITVAPGEGSKSYAGFAQVCDGLIAHRIERGDLVLALGGGVVGDLAGFAAASLRRGVRFVQAPTTLLAQVDSSVGGKTGINSPHGKNLVGAFHQPSLVVADTASLDTLSLREMRAGYAEVAKYGLIDDPDFFAWCEANLAEIFSGGPAREAAVASCCRAKAGVVVRDEREDGERALLNLGHTFAHALERLTAYDSARLVHGEAVAIGLCLAFRFSARLGLCPGQDAGRVANHLAMAGLPTTLAQVPGGCGDADQLLDAMRQDKKVRDGALTFILARGIGKSFIAPGIDAGAVREFLVTELG
- a CDS encoding shikimate kinase, giving the protein MNQRPPHEQSIESRVRRGLGLRSIVLVGLMGAGKSTVGKRLAGRLGLIFKDADHEIEAAAGLTIPDIFAIYGEPSFRDGEERVIARLLREGPMVLATGGGAFMRPETRQRIGEAGVSVWLKAELDVLMRRVRKRPGRPLLQNEDPEGTMRRLMDLRHPVYGGADVVVVSRDVSHDRVVQDVLEALDAYMAGDSGDPAGDLPGPAPLDGPGSGGPPEPASHGLAAQ
- a CDS encoding site-specific tyrosine recombinase XerD yields the protein MSAMGPQGLMHAYLDMLAAERGAAANTLAAYRRDLDDYLAYLAGKRLDPGAVEPAGIRAYLAELEARGLKSTSAARRLSCVRGFHRFLYAEGLLEDDPTAPVSGPKRGRGLPKVLSVAEVDRLLTVAKEAATKAPNPAEAARAGRMHCLIELLYATGLRVSELVALPRAAGSTKERFLVVRGKGGRERLVPLTEVARSAMAAHLATLTAPGPWLFPADSETGHLTRQAFARDLKAVAAAAGIRTDRISPHVLRHAFASHLLQNGADLRVVQELLGHADISTTQIYTHVLDERLKQMVRDLHPLAGA
- a CDS encoding endonuclease/exonuclease/phosphatase family protein, whose amino-acid sequence is MPISTLSIVAQVLALVLIAATLLPFWRSRTGLVRTFDFPRFQIAAAIPPVLVLLVVAGHDPVSLALGAGLLGALGLQLRHILPFTRVTRPAARAAPAKADPARCVAILIVNVLQSNRAYDRLLAAVERSDPDLILALETDAGWRDALAPLRARYPHGVDQPQDNTYGLMLYSRLPLDDVRVRFLIEDDVPSVRAGVTLPSGDRFTFHGVHPRPPHPGNSSATRDGELVLVAREVAREGGPAVVAGDLNDVAWSRTTRLFQAIGGLLDPRVGRGAYPTFHAGWPILRWPLDHVFFSEHFLLARLERLPPIGSDHFPILIALCQDPRAEAVQEPPAADAADRREGAEAVAEAREAAES
- a CDS encoding FadR/GntR family transcriptional regulator, which gives rise to MRVPFATPHIASPGAGLVVIPAGRARSNHAEVARSLGTAIIAGRYTAGAKLPGDGELLAAFRVSRPVLRESVKTLVAKGLLTTRARVGTVVRERAAWNMFDADVLAWHLEAGIDRRFLRDLAEIRLAVEPAAAALAAERRTQDDLAALEAGLAQMRAEPSDSAGFAEGDLALHVAVTVASGNPFMRSIGSVIEVALRASFQLSAPVEAAERETTLAAHAAIVAAIAARDPEGAAEAVRQVIHNGLRRHGAAA
- a CDS encoding dihydrodipicolinate synthase family protein gives rise to the protein MTTASRPYRGVFPVAPTIFHDDGTLDLDGQRRAIDFMIEAGSHGLCILANFSEQFVLTDAERDEVMKAVLEHVAGRVPVIVTTTHFATHICAERSRRAQDLGAAMVMIMPPYHGATIRVTEAGIERFFRQVSDAISIPIMIQDAPVSGTTLSAAFLARLAREVGQVSYFKIETAQAAAKLRTLLELGGDAIEGPWDGEEAITLLADLDAGATGAMTGGGYPDGIRQIIDPYLAGRRDEAVLAYGRWLPLINYENRQTGLAAAKILMKEGGIIRSDAVRAPLELPHPATRAGLIEIARNLDAAVLRWGR